In Treponema vincentii, a single window of DNA contains:
- a CDS encoding ISAs1 family transposase, with amino-acid sequence MWKHLAAFGMVESIVTRKGKECREIRYFITSVTDVKQFAKGVRSHWAIENNLHWCLDVLFSDDACTVVDRNAAENLAIIRRIVYNRIKMLSKMDTLSMGKRACIYDDNFRAQILFSC; translated from the coding sequence GTGTGGAAGCACCTTGCTGCATTCGGCATGGTTGAAAGCATTGTAACGAGGAAGGGGAAAGAATGCCGTGAAATTCGCTATTTCATTACGAGTGTTACAGATGTAAAACAATTTGCAAAGGGAGTACGCAGTCATTGGGCGATAGAAAATAACTTACATTGGTGTTTAGATGTGTTGTTTTCTGATGATGCCTGTACTGTTGTTGACCGGAATGCAGCAGAAAACCTAGCTATTATCAGAAGAATTGTTTACAACAGAATTAAGATGCTCTCTAAAATGGATACGCTCAGTATGGGCAAGCGCGCTTGCATCTACGACGATAATTTTAGAGCTCAGATCCTTTTTTCATGCTGA
- a CDS encoding TRAP transporter TatT component family protein, with amino-acid sequence MTVTLKKIYICVAGLFLLVSGCSIKRMAFNGIANTLAPFPAPKSGASGGIDAAAALTGEDDVKLVSEVFPTVLKTYEILHLSNPQHRGLAVMSGSLYIMYANAFVQTPADYIPETQFQKKNLEYLRAKKFYLRGADYVMQSLDGAYKGFAEAMAHYTDDKGTHFLTRCRAADVESLYWSGCGILGAFSLDPMDTNALAAVPGAVAMLERAAELYPTFNDGAIWETLTAFYAAAPESLGGGADKAQEAYRKTLELSSGQRPSVYVLYAQSFCVPAQDSAGFDEALRKALEIDPETQPSNKLTITLSQTKARWLQKMKGDYFLGD; translated from the coding sequence ATGACCGTAACTCTAAAAAAAATATATATTTGTGTAGCGGGATTATTCCTGCTCGTGAGTGGTTGCTCCATTAAACGTATGGCCTTTAACGGTATCGCGAATACGCTTGCCCCCTTTCCTGCGCCGAAAAGCGGTGCCTCAGGCGGAATTGACGCAGCGGCTGCGCTTACCGGTGAAGATGATGTAAAGCTGGTTTCGGAGGTATTTCCGACGGTATTAAAAACGTATGAGATACTGCATCTCAGTAATCCGCAACATCGCGGTTTGGCTGTTATGTCCGGTTCTCTCTATATTATGTATGCAAACGCTTTTGTTCAAACACCTGCCGACTATATTCCCGAAACTCAATTTCAAAAAAAGAATCTTGAGTATTTGCGGGCAAAAAAATTTTACCTTCGCGGCGCCGATTATGTGATGCAATCACTCGATGGCGCTTATAAGGGTTTTGCTGAAGCGATGGCGCATTATACAGACGATAAAGGTACCCATTTTCTTACCCGCTGCAGAGCCGCTGATGTTGAATCACTGTATTGGTCCGGCTGCGGTATACTTGGGGCATTCTCGCTTGATCCGATGGATACCAATGCGCTTGCTGCAGTTCCGGGTGCCGTAGCGATGCTCGAGCGGGCAGCGGAACTATATCCGACGTTTAACGACGGCGCTATTTGGGAAACGCTTACGGCTTTTTATGCTGCCGCACCTGAATCCTTGGGTGGCGGCGCGGATAAGGCGCAAGAGGCGTATCGTAAAACATTGGAGTTGAGCAGCGGGCAGCGACCGTCGGTGTATGTCCTGTATGCGCAGTCGTTTTGTGTTCCTGCACAGGACAGCGCCGGTTTTGATGAGGCTTTACGCAAAGCATTGGAAATTGATCCGGAAACGCAGCCGAGTAATAAACTCACCATTACCCTCAGCCAAACAAAAGCACGCTGGTTACAAAAAATGAAAGGTGATTATTTCCTAGGCGATTAG
- the dctP gene encoding TRAP transporter substrate-binding protein DctP — translation MRKFLTLFVALFIASMTLVNAEEIVLKIATVAPSRSPWDIELKKVAEEWNRITDGQVTVKIYNMTTLGGEKAGIQKLKAARPGQQAPLDGAIFTMIGLHELVPDAYIYTLALPFLLQNQQELDKALSVYGNKIESRINAAGYELIAWSNVGWLSFYTKEPYKTLGELKKIKLAVAGLDSPILSDSFKLSGFNVVDVASQKFSQMLKSKNGISGFFAVHLLTYVGGYYKDISYALDTKLCPIMAGFVISKASWDKIPKKYHAAMKEAMEKARKRLNDALDDSDADCVRKMEASGVTMIHLSKDELKKWEAEFSMNISDIHRAFPNAFDMDMYQNIQKLIAPMRK, via the coding sequence GTGAGAAAATTTTTGACGCTGTTTGTTGCCCTGTTTATTGCTTCAATGACTCTTGTCAACGCTGAAGAAATCGTACTAAAGATAGCAACCGTTGCTCCTTCCCGTTCTCCGTGGGATATTGAACTTAAAAAAGTTGCCGAAGAATGGAACCGCATTACCGACGGGCAGGTAACGGTAAAAATTTATAACATGACAACTCTCGGTGGAGAAAAGGCGGGCATCCAAAAGCTCAAAGCAGCGCGTCCCGGGCAGCAAGCTCCTTTGGATGGGGCAATCTTTACGATGATCGGTTTACATGAATTGGTGCCCGATGCGTATATCTATACGCTTGCACTTCCTTTTTTGCTTCAAAATCAGCAAGAGCTTGACAAAGCGCTCAGCGTATACGGCAATAAAATAGAATCGAGAATTAATGCTGCCGGTTATGAGTTGATTGCATGGTCGAACGTCGGGTGGCTTTCTTTTTATACAAAGGAGCCGTATAAAACTCTCGGAGAATTAAAAAAGATAAAATTGGCAGTCGCCGGTTTGGATAGTCCTATTTTGAGCGATAGTTTTAAACTGAGCGGTTTTAATGTCGTTGATGTTGCAAGTCAAAAATTCTCTCAAATGCTAAAGAGTAAAAACGGTATCAGCGGTTTCTTTGCAGTGCATCTTTTAACTTATGTAGGAGGGTATTACAAGGATATCAGCTACGCACTTGATACGAAATTATGTCCTATCATGGCGGGTTTTGTTATTTCCAAGGCTTCGTGGGATAAGATTCCTAAGAAGTACCATGCCGCTATGAAGGAGGCAATGGAAAAAGCTCGTAAACGGCTCAACGACGCGCTTGACGATTCTGATGCCGACTGTGTCCGTAAAATGGAAGCAAGCGGTGTTACGATGATTCATCTTTCTAAAGATGAGCTGAAAAAATGGGAAGCAGAATTCAGTATGAATATTAGCGATATCCATCGGGCTTTTCCGAATGCATTTGATATGGATATGTATCAAAATATTCAAAAGCTCATTGCTCCGATGCGTAAATAG
- a CDS encoding TRAP transporter large permease subunit, with amino-acid sequence MRKIVNVFVLFLVGILITLPIVFFLINDIGGIPVLDGERVIIHAVFIFACFAGMITSADHKQLNIEVFNLKLSARLKSIVSQINNGIMTAVLTAIFFACFPNILVVIDPADLVWGIPVRFIFAALPLMFFAQLFLCFKKSGALISSLVGFIFGLFISCGSIAVILYALLGRDSPFLTVSASLWQSFSAPLMIPLMLVLIAAGLFGLPLFIVLLGITYTAFSQGGGYVDVIPLEMYHILTDTSIAAIPLFTIAGCLLAEGSAGKRLMELVRGTVGWIRGGVIIASVLVLTFFTTFTGASGVTILALGPLISVILTGNGYSKDESESLITASGSLGILFPPSMAIIIFGVTNIMTIDIFDVFKGAIFPGILLTLSMIVIGVIRDHSKTRIPFSLTVLKNAFFGSFSELLLPVFIIILYFSGLFSLLQTAAFTVLYTCVLEVIIRRDFSWKTAAAYILKSIPIAGGVLIIIGAAKGLAYYLIDANIPSVLTDIVQTYIHSKYVFLLLLNVLLIFVGCIMDLYSAILVVSPLIMPIAESFGIHPIHTGVIFLMNLALGFLTPPIGMDLFIASYTFNKPVIKIVKNILPFLGVQSIILLLVTYIPWLTTALLQ; translated from the coding sequence ATGAGAAAGATTGTCAACGTATTTGTACTTTTTCTGGTCGGTATATTAATCACATTACCGATCGTATTTTTTCTCATTAACGATATCGGCGGTATTCCGGTGTTGGACGGGGAACGGGTGATCATCCATGCCGTTTTTATTTTTGCGTGTTTTGCAGGTATGATTACCAGTGCAGATCACAAACAGTTGAATATCGAGGTCTTTAACCTTAAACTGTCCGCTCGACTGAAAAGCATTGTTAGCCAAATCAATAACGGTATAATGACAGCCGTCCTTACGGCAATCTTTTTTGCCTGTTTTCCGAATATCTTAGTCGTAATAGACCCTGCCGATCTTGTGTGGGGAATACCGGTACGGTTTATCTTCGCTGCGCTGCCGCTCATGTTTTTTGCGCAGCTCTTTTTGTGTTTCAAAAAGAGCGGAGCGCTTATATCCTCTTTGGTAGGGTTTATTTTCGGTTTATTCATCAGCTGCGGTTCGATTGCCGTTATTCTTTATGCGCTTTTAGGCAGGGATAGCCCGTTTCTTACCGTGAGCGCCTCCCTCTGGCAATCTTTCAGCGCTCCGTTAATGATACCCCTTATGCTTGTGTTGATTGCTGCGGGGCTTTTCGGGTTACCGCTTTTTATCGTATTGCTCGGGATTACCTATACGGCATTCAGCCAAGGCGGCGGATATGTCGATGTGATTCCGCTGGAAATGTATCATATTTTAACGGATACCAGCATTGCAGCAATCCCTCTTTTTACCATTGCAGGGTGCCTGCTGGCGGAAGGGAGCGCCGGTAAGCGGCTAATGGAACTTGTTCGCGGTACTGTCGGTTGGATTAGAGGCGGAGTAATTATCGCTTCCGTACTCGTTCTTACCTTTTTTACTACTTTTACCGGTGCATCGGGCGTAACTATTTTAGCGCTCGGCCCGCTTATCAGTGTTATTTTAACCGGGAATGGTTATTCGAAAGATGAATCCGAATCGCTTATTACCGCTTCCGGTTCTCTCGGTATACTCTTTCCTCCCAGTATGGCAATTATTATCTTCGGCGTAACCAACATCATGACCATTGATATCTTCGATGTATTTAAAGGGGCGATCTTCCCTGGGATATTGCTTACGCTGTCGATGATCGTTATCGGTGTAATACGAGACCATTCAAAAACACGGATACCGTTTTCTTTGACTGTATTAAAAAACGCTTTCTTCGGTAGTTTTTCCGAATTGTTATTGCCGGTGTTTATTATCATTCTTTATTTTTCCGGCCTTTTTTCGCTCCTGCAAACGGCTGCGTTTACCGTGCTTTATACCTGTGTATTGGAAGTTATTATCCGTAGGGATTTTTCATGGAAGACGGCTGCCGCTTATATATTGAAAAGTATTCCCATCGCAGGAGGTGTACTGATTATCATTGGCGCAGCAAAAGGGCTGGCTTATTATTTAATCGATGCAAACATACCATCGGTTCTGACGGATATTGTGCAGACGTATATCCACTCAAAATATGTGTTTTTGCTATTGCTGAATGTGTTGCTGATTTTTGTCGGCTGCATTATGGATTTATATTCCGCTATTTTGGTTGTGTCTCCGCTCATTATGCCGATCGCCGAATCCTTCGGAATCCACCCCATACATACCGGCGTTATTTTTTTGATGAATTTAGCGCTTGGGTTTTTAACGCCTCCGATCGGAATGGACTTGTTTATTGCAAGTTATACGTTTAATAAGCCTGTTATCAAAATAGTAAAGAATATTCTTCCCTTTCTCGGCGTTCAAAGTATTATTTTACTGCTGGTTACCTATATTCCGTGGCTGACTACCGCTTTGCTTCAATAA
- the pcnB gene encoding polynucleotide adenylyltransferase PcnB: MLVRYTRNNTNKKLSKALIYTATEHSIDPRKVDGEAIRIINGLHNAGYEAYIVGGAVRDLLIGKTPKDFDIATSAEPARIRKIFKNSRLIGKRFRLVHVFYGPKIYEVSTFRSLEEGSVGNSFGTIDEDVRRRDFTLNALYYDPIKNIIVDYVGGVEDIRKKRLRPIIELSHIFAEDPVRMIRAVKYATITGAAIPLLLRCRIHRDAPLLEYVSPSRLTEEIGKILMSGHAADIFKTLLHYRLFLYLQPLAFSFIEDSPHFSEHYFASMQELDGLIAEHKIQRQGQALVYLIRNFLQLITDWEGEPRAVYKAVYAECRHFVLPMNPQRTELEYAVKYCLRKGGLDIRLTGTAKAKEPSKRRPRGSARQNTVAKQGTRAVGKRGSKPAVPATKPVR; the protein is encoded by the coding sequence ATGTTAGTAAGATATACTCGAAATAATACGAATAAAAAACTGTCAAAGGCGCTTATATATACGGCAACGGAACATTCCATCGATCCCCGTAAGGTAGACGGCGAAGCGATCCGTATTATCAATGGATTACATAATGCAGGTTATGAGGCCTACATTGTCGGCGGCGCTGTTCGCGATTTGCTGATCGGAAAAACACCGAAGGACTTCGATATCGCAACATCGGCAGAACCCGCTCGTATCCGTAAAATTTTTAAAAACTCCCGGCTCATCGGAAAGCGATTCCGATTGGTGCATGTTTTTTACGGTCCTAAAATATATGAAGTTTCCACCTTTCGATCACTGGAGGAGGGATCGGTCGGAAACAGCTTCGGCACTATCGACGAAGATGTGCGGCGCCGCGACTTTACATTAAATGCGCTCTACTACGATCCGATAAAAAATATCATCGTCGATTATGTCGGCGGCGTGGAAGATATCCGAAAAAAGCGGCTGCGCCCGATTATCGAGCTTTCTCACATTTTCGCAGAAGATCCGGTGCGGATGATTCGCGCCGTCAAATACGCGACTATCACCGGCGCCGCAATCCCGCTGCTTCTTCGCTGTCGAATTCATCGTGATGCGCCGCTCCTTGAATATGTATCCCCTTCCCGCTTAACCGAAGAGATAGGCAAAATACTAATGAGCGGGCATGCGGCGGACATTTTTAAAACACTTCTGCATTATCGCCTTTTCCTCTATTTACAGCCTTTGGCTTTCTCATTTATCGAGGATTCGCCTCATTTTTCCGAACATTATTTTGCAAGCATGCAAGAGCTGGACGGATTAATTGCAGAGCACAAGATTCAGAGGCAAGGACAGGCGCTTGTTTACCTCATCCGTAATTTTTTACAGCTGATTACCGACTGGGAAGGAGAACCGCGGGCTGTTTATAAGGCGGTATATGCCGAGTGTCGCCATTTTGTCTTGCCGATGAACCCGCAGCGGACAGAGCTTGAATATGCGGTAAAATACTGCCTTCGAAAAGGCGGCTTGGATATACGACTTACCGGTACCGCCAAAGCAAAAGAGCCGTCCAAACGTCGGCCGCGCGGATCTGCACGGCAAAATACCGTTGCAAAACAAGGAACACGAGCAGTGGGAAAGCGCGGCTCCAAACCCGCTGTTCCGGCTACTAAACCTGTTCGATAA
- a CDS encoding bacteriohemerythrin has translation MITGTKETEELNTAWVQWDKRLELGIPRIDCQHRKLVAMCNELREALMNRQKRSKDEWLVTVGNVLRQAVSYTKTHFTDEEKLMKACGFSGYEAHKQRHKEFVQTITQVLMGFDEMTLTLGFDFADYLRDWILSHIACEDKQYCPVMRSFYRALQEYSQRNHTIGTNSGNQP, from the coding sequence ATGATAACAGGAACAAAAGAGACGGAAGAATTGAATACCGCTTGGGTCCAATGGGATAAAAGACTGGAGCTTGGTATTCCTCGAATTGATTGTCAGCATCGTAAGTTGGTGGCAATGTGCAATGAGCTGCGCGAAGCGCTGATGAACCGCCAAAAACGGAGTAAGGACGAATGGTTGGTAACCGTAGGCAATGTACTGCGGCAAGCGGTTAGCTATACCAAAACACACTTTACCGATGAAGAGAAATTGATGAAAGCATGCGGTTTTTCCGGCTACGAAGCTCATAAGCAGCGACACAAGGAGTTTGTCCAAACAATTACACAGGTATTGATGGGTTTTGACGAAATGACTTTGACGCTCGGTTTTGATTTTGCCGACTACCTTAGGGATTGGATACTTTCGCATATCGCCTGCGAAGATAAGCAGTACTGTCCGGTTATGCGCTCCTTTTATCGTGCATTGCAGGAATACAGCCAACGGAATCATACGATCGGTACAAATAGTGGAAACCAACCTTAG
- a CDS encoding alpha-amylase family glycosyl hydrolase, which translates to MRSPVKALEQTIPPRDTQLGAVYDAAAQSCRFSLWAPTSRDVSVNLYQNAGDSTPAFTVPLQYDDATGLWCGIFAERDPEQFFYDYTLTNEAGTHTVLDPYSLSMAACTGSDGIGRGAIINLQKETLKPEREYPYIALQKREDAIIYEVSVRDFTASPDSGVRNIPGTYKAFIEKIPYLRELGITHIQLMPVLNFYYTDETNQQYEDAGTVHNNNYNWGYDPHNYFTPEGWYASEPENPESRVRELRELINECHRAGLGVVLDVVYNHIARTDLFDMIVPGYYFRTNPDGSYTNGSCCGNDIASERLMARKLIVDSAVHWVKNYKIDGLRFDLMGLLDTETVLEAYNRCRELNPSVLFIGEGWKLYNGAEGTVGMDQRYMTETDSVAVFNDEFRDLVKAGGVNEEGKGFLTGGNVDLRQLFCDCIGLPQCNYTADSPGDNVQYLVCHDGLTLHDCIAHNAGLDERIPVQRQELIARIKLGNALALTCQGIAFLHAGQERGRTKPNVHGAAEECIGAFVRNSYDASDSVNRIVWTLDEDYAELLAYTRGLIALRKRFDVFRIGDAGRIAQAAAFLPAEDAAVAASGNCSGNRCAVKSVSGALSETEQQYGQAFGYTLDWTDGTWFLLFNAAGTEQCFVLGGTLQKPVVFVDGAAASPDGIAQLSGIRFEQKRIILDPYTAAIVRSE; encoded by the coding sequence ATGAGATCACCCGTCAAAGCTCTTGAACAGACAATTCCGCCTCGCGATACCCAGCTCGGCGCCGTGTATGATGCCGCCGCTCAAAGCTGCCGTTTTTCTTTATGGGCGCCGACTTCCCGCGATGTGTCGGTAAACCTCTATCAAAACGCCGGTGATTCAACGCCTGCTTTTACGGTTCCGCTTCAGTATGACGATGCAACCGGCCTGTGGTGCGGCATCTTTGCGGAGCGGGATCCGGAACAGTTCTTTTATGATTACACGCTGACAAATGAAGCGGGAACGCATACTGTGCTTGATCCGTACAGCCTCTCGATGGCTGCTTGTACCGGCAGCGACGGTATCGGACGGGGCGCTATTATCAACCTGCAAAAAGAAACACTCAAACCGGAGCGGGAATATCCGTATATCGCCTTGCAAAAACGGGAGGATGCGATTATTTACGAAGTGTCCGTCCGCGATTTTACCGCAAGCCCCGACTCCGGCGTTAGAAATATCCCCGGCACGTATAAAGCCTTTATCGAAAAAATTCCCTACTTACGCGAACTGGGCATTACGCATATTCAGCTGATGCCGGTGCTGAACTTTTACTACACGGACGAGACAAACCAGCAGTATGAAGATGCCGGTACGGTACATAACAACAACTACAACTGGGGCTACGACCCGCATAACTATTTTACGCCCGAAGGCTGGTATGCAAGCGAGCCTGAAAATCCCGAAAGCCGTGTACGCGAATTGCGGGAGCTGATCAACGAGTGCCATCGGGCAGGGCTCGGTGTAGTGCTCGACGTGGTGTATAATCATATTGCGCGTACCGATCTTTTCGACATGATTGTTCCAGGCTATTACTTTCGGACAAATCCCGACGGCAGCTATACCAACGGCTCGTGCTGCGGGAACGATATTGCTTCGGAGCGGCTGATGGCACGAAAGCTTATTGTCGATTCGGCTGTACACTGGGTGAAAAACTATAAGATTGACGGTCTCCGGTTTGATCTGATGGGACTGCTCGATACCGAGACGGTGCTGGAGGCGTACAATCGCTGCAGAGAGCTTAATCCGTCCGTACTGTTCATCGGGGAAGGCTGGAAGCTGTATAACGGAGCCGAAGGTACCGTCGGTATGGATCAGCGGTACATGACCGAAACCGACAGCGTTGCCGTCTTTAACGATGAATTTCGCGATTTGGTGAAAGCAGGCGGTGTGAATGAGGAAGGCAAAGGCTTTTTAACCGGCGGCAACGTCGATCTTAGACAGCTCTTTTGCGACTGTATCGGTTTGCCTCAGTGTAATTACACCGCCGACAGCCCGGGTGATAACGTGCAGTACCTTGTTTGCCACGACGGGCTTACGCTGCACGACTGCATCGCCCATAATGCCGGGCTTGATGAACGTATTCCTGTACAACGGCAGGAGCTGATTGCCCGTATCAAACTCGGCAACGCGCTGGCGCTTACCTGTCAAGGGATCGCATTCTTACACGCCGGACAGGAGCGGGGGCGTACCAAGCCGAATGTGCACGGAGCGGCGGAAGAATGTATCGGCGCTTTTGTGCGGAACAGCTATGACGCTTCGGACAGCGTTAACCGCATTGTATGGACGCTCGATGAGGATTACGCCGAGCTGCTCGCATACACGCGCGGGCTTATCGCGTTGCGGAAACGGTTTGACGTGTTTAGAATAGGAGACGCCGGACGCATTGCACAAGCCGCCGCATTTTTGCCCGCAGAAGATGCAGCGGTTGCTGCATCGGGGAATTGCAGCGGTAACCGATGTGCCGTAAAAAGCGTCAGCGGAGCATTGTCCGAAACGGAGCAGCAGTACGGGCAGGCATTCGGGTACACACTCGACTGGACGGATGGCACGTGGTTTTTGTTGTTTAATGCGGCGGGAACGGAACAATGCTTTGTGCTTGGCGGCACATTACAAAAGCCTGTGGTTTTTGTCGATGGAGCGGCGGCATCGCCGGACGGCATTGCACAGCTCTCCGGTATACGATTTGAGCAAAAACGGATCATACTAGATCCGTACACTGCGGCTATTGTTCGCAGTGAATAG
- a CDS encoding maltose ABC transporter substrate-binding protein yields MKKAIIGLSACVSLVLLLALTGCGGGSEKKDDKAGAMKGETVTIKIWESEGREKDFMLFAAEEYKKTHPNVSFVYEPVQSTDARTKIEMDGPAGVGADIFVAPHDHIGALVAGGHILPFDDASVLDNFIPAALTSAAYEGKNYGYPLAIETYALFYNKDLLPEAPKTWDAVETFAKTWNDKAQNKYALVWGVGNAYFNYIFMSGFGAPLFGPNGDDPKQHNVNSPNAITGLTYFQSLRKKMLDVPSGDITDDFCNSSFTEGKAAMIITGSWKISDFSKTGLNYGIAPIPVFPGMTNPPASFSGLRLAFVSAYSDHPAEAQDFAKFLTSKPMLEKRYEMTKQIPPRSDITITDPLSQGILAQAQYATPMPTIPEMGKYWSAMNATFANIWDGGNVTEKLNAAAATMESIQ; encoded by the coding sequence ATGAAAAAAGCAATTATAGGGCTTTCTGCCTGTGTATCTTTGGTGCTTCTTCTTGCTCTTACGGGGTGCGGCGGAGGTTCCGAGAAGAAGGACGATAAAGCCGGCGCTATGAAAGGCGAAACGGTTACCATCAAAATATGGGAATCCGAAGGCCGCGAAAAAGATTTTATGCTGTTCGCTGCGGAAGAATACAAGAAAACGCATCCGAACGTATCCTTTGTGTATGAACCGGTTCAGTCGACCGATGCGCGCACAAAGATTGAAATGGACGGCCCCGCTGGTGTAGGCGCAGATATCTTTGTTGCACCGCACGACCATATCGGCGCCCTTGTCGCAGGCGGTCATATTCTCCCCTTCGACGATGCGTCCGTCCTCGACAACTTTATCCCCGCTGCATTGACATCCGCCGCGTATGAGGGAAAAAACTACGGGTATCCGCTCGCAATCGAAACCTACGCATTGTTCTATAATAAAGACCTTTTACCGGAAGCCCCCAAGACATGGGACGCGGTGGAAACGTTTGCAAAGACATGGAACGATAAAGCTCAAAATAAATATGCATTGGTCTGGGGTGTCGGAAACGCATACTTTAACTACATCTTTATGAGCGGCTTCGGCGCACCGCTTTTCGGCCCGAACGGCGATGACCCCAAACAGCATAACGTCAATAGCCCCAATGCTATTACCGGCTTAACCTATTTCCAGAGCCTGCGCAAGAAAATGCTCGATGTTCCGTCAGGCGATATTACCGATGATTTCTGCAATTCCTCGTTTACGGAAGGTAAAGCCGCGATGATTATTACCGGCTCGTGGAAGATCTCCGATTTTTCAAAAACAGGCCTTAACTACGGTATTGCACCCATTCCGGTATTCCCCGGCATGACCAATCCTCCGGCATCATTCTCCGGTCTCCGCTTGGCCTTTGTCAGCGCCTACAGTGATCATCCGGCGGAAGCGCAGGATTTTGCAAAATTCCTTACCTCAAAGCCGATGTTGGAAAAACGGTACGAAATGACCAAACAAATTCCGCCCCGCTCCGATATCACCATCACCGATCCGTTAAGTCAAGGTATTTTAGCACAGGCGCAATACGCAACACCGATGCCCACCATTCCCGAAATGGGCAAATACTGGTCTGCAATGAATGCAACTTTTGCGAATATCTGGGACGGCGGCAATGTTACGGAAAAACTGAATGCTGCTGCGGCTACAATGGAGTCGATACAATAG